ATTAATGATGACCTGTTTTCAGAAACTCCCTTAAACAATTCGACCAGCTATCGTTTTTTAAAAACATCTTTACTTCATGCTCATCATTACGCAAATGATCTTCGCTATCACTATAAACGCCAGGATTACTACTGTTTTCGAACCCTTCTCTGGTCGAAAATAGCGTGAACTTAGCCTGATAGGGTTCATGCCCTTTTATACAGTATAAGCTGCATAAGCCACATTCATTGCAGAGATCATCAATATGAATAACGACCTTTTTTTGTTCCAGCTCAATCACACGATTAGCCCGGTTAGGACATAGATCCACACAATTATTACAGGCTGAACATAATGACGTATAGGCTTTTGCCTGTTTGAAAATTTTTCTTTCCTTGTATTGATACAAGCTTTCTTCACAAGCACTTAAAGATAAATTTTCCAGTTTTTCCAAATCAATGGTCGCCGGACAATCAACTCCCGAAGCTGCAGTAATCAGGCGATTAAAATTCTTGTAACCACCTGACTTCAGTAGTAAAGATGAAACGGTTACCGGCTTAATGCCACAGGCCAGGATATCAGAGATGTTATGCTCATCCGCACCGCCTGAATAAGATATGGGCAGTTTACCATCAAACTGCCTGGCCAGAATATCGGCTACGCCAATTGCTATAGGATAAAGGGCTGGTCCTGATAAGTACATATTATCACCGGTGAGTTCATGATTAGCATTTTTTACCGGAAGTGTATTCGTAAGTTTAACCCCGAATATTTTTCCATCTTTTTCAGCTTCTGACATGAGTCTTTTGAGCATATCTACGGCACTGTCCAAATCGATATCCAATTCAAAAACATGGTCGTCCAATAGAATATGCTGATAGCCTTGCTTATCAAGAATGCTTCTGACGCTCTCTTTACCTAAAAGCGTTGGATTTAGCTTGACATAAACATTCATAACCTTATTTTTAAGGAGATGTCCGGCAATTACTTCAATCTCCTCTTTCTTGCAGCCGTGCATGGTAGAGAGGGCAATGGTATTGCTGATAAAAGGACTGATATTTTTAATATAATCCCTTGAAATATTGTCAAACAAATCCACATTTTCCAGCAGATAAGCGATATCTTTTTTCCATTCCTCAGCTTGGGAGGCATCCATAAGTTGATTGATAAACCCATCCACAGGCTCACTTTGTATCCCTGCTAAATCATATCCAACGCTCATAATGAATTCAAATTCATCGGGATCACCCAGATCGAATTCCTTTATCAGCACTTTTAGAAGAAGATAGGCTTTGATATATTCCGCTTTCGCTTCTTCGATAGACAACTCAGTCGACCATTCTGTATTAAAAACTTCTGTGGCAGCGTATATACAGGGTTTGACAATTCCTAATGCTTCACCCGTCAGTATCTGAACAGTTTTCAGTTCAAAGCAGGACGCGCCCGCCCCATAAGCGGCGACAATATTTCCCGCAAGCTGCGTATGCGGGCCAGCAGCAGGACCTATATTTTGCCCCGTTGAACAGTTTTTATTTCTGTCTACCGGGACATCAAGAAAGCATTTTTTTTCCTTATATCCTTTAAGCAGATCTGCTAAAAGCATTTCAAACGAAATCGGCACCATTACATCACTCATATAGTTTCCTCCATAATTCGGCCGCGCTTTCCACACATTTAGCCGATAAGTTTTCGGTGTCAGCCATCATCTTCTTATGCCGCATCAAAACTTTTCCATTGATAATTGTGGTGTCTGTATGATTTCCGGTAATACCAAAGAAAAGATGGCCATCAATGTTACTTTCATTAAGCGGTGTATAAGGTCGATAGTCAACAATAATCACATCGGCTGCTGCGCCTTCTTTTATTATACCTAGAGTCTCACCAAATATTTTCGAAGCGATTCTGGCATTATTTTCAAATAACATCGCTGACGTTTCTGCAAAGCCTCTATCCGGATTCCCGCTTTGGTGCTTTTGCAGTACCAGGGCAGCCTTTGCCGATTCGAGCATGTCAAAGGTATATCCATCAGTACCAAGACAGACGGTTATCCCTTTGTCAATCATTCTCAATACATCCGGTACGCCCACAGCATTTGCCATATTGGACTGGGGATTATGGATAACGGTAACACCTGATTCTTTCAGAATATCCATATCCTCTTTAGAAATATGGACACAATGGCCTGCCAAAGTATTCTCGTTCAATATGTCAAAACGCTTCAATCTTTCTACCACTGAACATCCATATTCTTTTAAGGAATGTTCCTGGTCATAAAGGCCTTCAGCAACGTGTACATGATAACCAATTTTCCGGGAATTTCTTTCTTTGCAAATTTTGAGTGTTTCATCACTCAGCGTAAACGAAGCATGTAAACCGATCAGGGTTTCAATCATTGTGCTATTTTCAAGACTTTCTGCGAAGTCAAAAGACTCTTCTACCGCTTGCAGCATTTTCTCTTTTCCGTCTCTATCTGATATTTCATAAGAAAGACAGGTTCTTACACCTGTTAACGCGGCCGCTTTTTCCAACGCATACAGACTTCCAGTCACTTCTTTATAGCTTGCATGATGGTCAATTAATGTTGTCACACCATTTCTGATACATTCAAGATAAGCTGCAATTCCAGAGTTATAAGTTTCTTCCAGTGTCATATGCCGGTCTAAATTCCACCAGGTTCCTTCCAGAATTTCCAGAAAATTTTGAGGATGGTTATCCGGTATACTCATCCCTCTGGCAAAAGCACTGTAAATGTGATGGTGGGCATTGATATAGCCTGGCATTATAAACATTCCCTGTGCATCAATATAATCTGAACCGGGATATTTCTGCAAAAGGACCTGGGTCTCTCCAACTTCTTCGATGTGATTTGCGTCTATCACTAATGCTCCATTTTTTAAAAAAGGTCTTAATGGATCTCTGGTAATCAGCCTTCCATTTCCTATCAATATTTTTCCGGATTTCGTCATCGTCATGTCTCCAATTATTTAGAATACGGTGTATTTTCAAGCGGCAATGATGTTCTAAAGTTCCCATCCCATTTATAGTAAGCGGCCTGTGTTGCAGGCGCTGTCGGGATCAGGGTAATTTCTCCTACCCCTTTCGCCCCATAAGCTAACTCAGCATGATTCTTCTCAATCAGAATCGTTTCTATATCTGGTGTATCAGTTGAACGTAAAAGCCCCAATTTTCCAAAGCTTGCTGTCGGACAACCATTTTTAATTTTTAGATCTTCTGTCAACGCATAGCCCAGGCCCATTACAATACCACCTTCTATCTGACCTTCTACATTAGTCGGATTAATGGCCCGGCCCACATCATGGGCTGCCACTACCTTATCGACTTTTCCATCTTCCCCCAGTATAACAACCTGACAGGCGTATCCATACTCCAGATGACTGACCGGGTTTGCTTTATCACTTCCCATCGGATCAGTAATACCAGTAAATTCTTCATAGTAGACTTTTCCTTCCAGTTCTGAAAGGCTATGATTATTCAGATCCTGTGCGAGTTTAAGGCTGGCCCTTCTGGTCGTTTCACCATTAATAACCGTTTGCCTTGAAGCTGTACTGGTTCCTGAATCAGGGGTAATATCTGTATCCGGATCTGAGACTATCACGTCTTCTGGTTTCAAACCAGTGGTTTGACATAAGATTGTTCTCATTGTTTCGGCAATTCCCTGGCCCATGCAGGAGGCACTGGTTCTTAACGATACCTTGCCATCGATAATTACCAGACGTACACGACCGGTATCTGGAATCCCCACGCCCACACCTGCATTCTTGATGGCACAGGCTATGCCAGCGCGTTTATAGTTATCATAATAAGCATCTTTAACTGCTTCAATACACTCCAAAAGTCCAGTACCTTCATCGACAATCTGTCCATTGGGCAAAGTCTGTCCCGGTCTGATAGCATTTAAATGCCGTATTTCATAGGGGTCTAATCCGACTTTCTCAGCCAGCAAATTAATATTACATTCTGTGGCAAATATCGTCTGTGTTACTCCAAAGCCCCTAAATGCCCCGCTGGGAACGTTATTGGTATAAACTGCCTTGCCGATTATATCTATATTCTGATAATTATATGGTCCAGCTGCGTGGGTACAGGCTCTTTGCAGGACCGGACCGCCCAATGAAGCATAGGCCCCGGTATCAGCGTTCAATCGCAGCTTCATCGCGGTCAGTCTGCCATCTTTATCGCAAGCTGTGGTTAATTCCATCTCCATTGGATGACGTTTAGGATGAACAAGAAAACTTTCTTCTCTTGTCAGACTAACACGCACCGGAAGTTTTGTAATATATGCCAGCAGAGCAGCATGATGCTGAACACTCATATCTTCCTTACCGCCGAATCCGCCCCCAACAACTGCACTTTTTATCCGCAGCTTTTCTTTGGGAATTCCCAAAAGCATGCTTATTTCACGATACTCATCATAAATCCCCTGACCGCCAGTATAGACAGTTAAACGCTCCTGCTCAGGAACAGCCAAAGCAGTCTCAGGCTCCAGAAAAGCGTGTTCCTGATGAGGTGTTGAGTAAGACATGGTCACAACATGGGCTGACTCACGCAAAGCCTTGTCTACTTGACCTCTTTTAATCACTTCTGTCCGGTAGATATTTCCGCCCTCATGAATATCCTCAGCGTTTTTTTCTATCGCTTGCTCAGCCGATAACATCGGTTCTAATTCTTGGTACTGGACATCAATCAGGTCTTTAATTTCCTGCAGGGCTTCAGAGTTCTTGGCCGCAACAAGGGCGATACTGTCTCCAAGATAACGTGTTATCTCTCCTTTAGCGATAAGGGCTGGCCAATCATGGGTTAAGTGACCAATGTATCGCTGACCAGGTACATCTTCTGCCAATACTATCGCTACTGCATCGGGATGTTTAATCGCTTGCGTTATATCAATATCTTTTACCAGGGCTCTGGGATATCGGGAACGCAGGGCACTGCCATAGATCATTCCTTCAACTTTGATATCTTCAACATATTTTGCCGAGCCATCAATTTTACTCATCGCATCCGGCCGAAATGTTCGCTCACCAATTTTTCCGGTAAATTTCTCTACAGGGATAGGCAAATCCACTCTAAAAAAATCTGCCGCCTGTAGGATTGCCTCCTCGATTTTTTTATAGCCTGTGCAACGGCAGATATTGCCTTTGATGGCTTTTTTAACATCGCTTGATGAGGGGTTCTTTTCAGTATCTAAAAGGGATTTAGCACTAATAATCATTCCCGGTGTGCAGAAACCGCATTGCACTCCTCCTGCTTTTTTGAAACAGTAGTCATAAACTTCTTTTTCTCGTTCTGATAGTCCTTCGACCGTTATGATATTTTTGCCATTAACTTTTGCCGTCGTATTTTTGCAGGCACGTCCTTTTTTCCCGTCGATAAGCACCATACATGCACCACAGGAGCCTTCTTTACAACCATTCTTAAGGGAAGTGATATCCAGCTCATCTCTAATAAAATCCAAAAGATTTTTATCCAAAGCTGTTGAAATTTCTATGCCATTGACCCAAAATGTATACATCTTTACCTCCTGATAACTTTTCCGCTTCGATTACCGGTAAATTCACCGTTAAGTATCAATGGTATACCATTAACAATAACATGGTCAATTCCTACAGGCTTCTTCTTAGGCTCGACAAAAGTTCCCCGATCACTAATCGTTTCAGCATTCCATATTACTATATCTGCATAATATCCTTCTTTGAGAAAGCCCCTTTCCTTTATTCCCATTGAGGTTGCCGATTTTCCAGACATTTTAGCTACAGCTGCCTCAAGACTTATTACTTTTTCTTCTCTTACATATTTTCCTGCTATTCGCGGAAAAGATCCGTAAACTCTGGGATGGGGTGTACCTGCCAGAAGTCCGTCGGTACAGGCATTCATCTCATCACGTTTCATAATCTGAATGATATGTTCTTCCAGTCCATAGAAATCGACCATCCCAACTGCATTTTCTTCTGCCAGAAGCAGATCAAATGTCGCCTCCAGGGCATCCTTACCCTTTTTATTCCCCAGCTCCGCCAAACTCAAACCGATGACATCCTGATTATGCTCCGTATTGACACTGGTAATAAATATCTGATCAAGACCGGCAAAATCCACAAAATTATCCCAGCCGGGAATGCCGCTTGCGATATCTTCTTTCATTTTTTGCCGTACCGAGTGATCCCTTAAGCGATCCATAAGCTGATCCGTCCCACCATCATGGGCCCAGGGGGGTAAAATAACGCCCAGCATAGTAGAACCCGCCGCATATGGATATTGATCAAATGTTACAGCTATTCCCTCTTCTTTTGCCTCATCCAGTAATTTAAACATCTCCGGGATATACTTCCAGTTGTTTTTGCCGCAGACCTTAAAGTGGGAAAAATGAATCTTTACCCCTGTTTTTCGCCCAATTTCTAAAATTTCTTTCATCGAAGTAATAATCGTGTCCGCTTCACTTCTTTGATGCACCACAAAAACACCATTATACTCGGCAATAATCTTACATATCGCAATTATTTCACTGGTTTTGGAATAAGCACAAGGCGTATAAATTAATCCTGATGAAAAGCCCAAGCATCCCGCTTCCATCTCGCGTCTGGTTATTTTGCACATCTGCTCAATTTCTTCGGCAGTAGGCTTGCGATCGTCCAAACCCATGGCTTCCATTCTGACATTCCCATGAGGCAGCAGATAGCTTTCATTTAAAGCCGGTTTTGCTGCTTCGATCATGGCCAGATAGTTACTGGTATTTTCATATGCCCAGTCAATCTGGTCGCTGTCTCCATCTAGACCGGCCAGATTTTTTCGCCAGGCTGAAATATACTTTGGGGGTAAAGGCGCCATCGATATGCCATCCTGGCCCAGAACTTCTGTGGTAATACCCTGGTTGAGTTTAGGCAATAATTCCGGTTCTATCAGTACTGCCAGGTCCGAATGACTGTGGGTATCGATAAATCCCGGTGACACAATTTTTTCAGCAGCATCGATGATTAATGCCTCCGACTCATTATCAAAAGACCCTGCTGCCGCTATTGCCTGGATACGCTCTTCTTTTATCATAAGATCTGCCATAAAAGCTGCCTGGCCGGTACCATCCACCAATGTCCCATTTTTAATTATCATAATCGATTTATTCACCATCATTTGTCTCCTTATATATGTCCCATTTGATAGAAACACCTGTCTTCATTATTTAGCGTCTAGTTTCCTAAATCACAAAATAACCATTAATCCACGACTAAAAAGCCCCCTGTTCTAATGATTGCTCTACGGGTGCTTATCTTAGCGCTTATATATGGAAAGACCTTTTTCCTTTGCAAATAATATCCTGCTGCAGTCTATTTGATCTTATTTAAATATCGATACATTGTCGCATCGGACACTTTTAAATATTCAGCGACTCTGCTGACTTCTCCCTTGATAAGAAAGATCCCCTTATCAAACAGCTTTTTGACAATTTCCATTTTTTCATCAGACGACATTCTTTCCGGCGGAATATCATAGCCTGCCAAAACGGCCTCAACAGAACCCATTGTGATCTCTTCCACCGATTCGCGAAAATTCTCTTCTACAATGTTACTCTCACTCACCTGACTGATCAGGTCCTGATCCATACCATAGTTGATAATATCGCTAAGCTGCTTGTGCAGTTCTAAATAGACAGAAATACTTGTATTAACACACAGCATACCAATAATTGAACCAGCTTCATCCTTGATAAAAAAAGATGATGATTTAAGACGAATACCGTCTTTTGTTTTGCCGGTATAATTGGCTACATAATCGCTGTCTGAATATTTTTTATTCTTAACAATGCCCAGTACTAAATCCGTAACCGGTCCGCCTATTTTTCTTCCGCTGATATGACCGTTTTCAATTGCAATAATCGATTCTTCATAATTTCTCAAATCATGCAGTACGACTTCAGTATTTGGTCCCAATACGTTTGCAAGAAAATTTACCATTGGTATGTAATCACTCACATCATAAAATTTCATAATTGTCCTCCAATTATTATGTCAATTTATTTTATCAAAGCAATAAAATATTAATATCAAACGCCAGTAAGCAAACACTTAAAATCCAGCAAAACTGACGTCTGTTCTTGCTTTATAGTCTTAGTCCCAAAAGCCTCTATGAACTTCTGCGATTGACTCCTCCAGTTCCTTGAACGGCCCAGTCACTTGAATGTCTTTTTGGCCGGCAGCCAGAATGGTCCGGCAAGGCATATTAAAGGTTGGATTGACTTCATTGTTACCCGTCATCTTCAGCAGGTCCGATTCTTCCATACCGTACACGATAGCACCGATATTGGCCCAGTAAATAGCCCCAGTGCACATGGCGCATGGTTCAACCGTCGTATACAGGGTACACTCTGCCAAAAATTCCTTACTGTAAAGCTGGGAAGCCTTTTCTGCCAATGCTGTTTCAGCATGGCCGGTGCAACGGTGTTCAGTCAGTTCAACATTACCCTGACGCAAAAGAATATTCCCATCTTTATCTGCCAGCAATGCACCAAATGGTGTGTTTCCAGATTCCCTGGCTTTTTTCGAAACTTCAATTGCTTCTTCCAGATATTTAACATGCTTATTCATATTGGTTACACCTCTAACTCAATTGTTTTCCATTCATGGCCTTCTCTACGGTTTGTAATCCCTGCGCGAAGTGCCAAATCGTCTGCTGTTGCCTGTGCTTTTCTGTAAGCGGCTTCTTCATCAATACCACCGGTAAACTTGCTGTTATGCAGTATTAACCGACCATCAACCGCAACACTTTCGATATTATCCATACCCGAAGAATAAACCAGAGTTGAAACAGGGTTGTGAACCGGTATCGCCTTGGGATTTAAATACGGATTAAAGATAATATAGTCAGCCTTTTTACCTGCTTCCAGAGAGCCTATTTCATTTTCCATTCCCAGGGCCTTGGCGCCGTCAATGGTTGCCATTTCAAGTACCTTTTCAGCGGTCATCGCCGTTGGGTCCAGGTTATGGACTTTTTGAAGCAGAGAGGCCGACTTCATCAATTCAATCATATCCTGGGAGTTATTGCTGGCCGCTCCATCAACGCCCAGACTAACCGTCACGCCAGATCGAATCATCTGTGGAACTGGTGCCACCCCAGATGACAAATACATATTACTGACGGCATTATAAGAAACCTTGAAATCATAAGCCGCTGCTTTCCGAATATCTTCTTCTGTCAGATAAACACAGTGCACCATCAGTACATTAGATCCGGTAATGCCCAGTTTTTCTAGGCAATCCACCCCCGCAACACCGTGAAGGGCTTCTGTCGCCATCCGATCAAAAGGTGTCTCAGACACATGAACTGTCAAACCCGACTTATAGGCATTAGTCACTTCATAGAGCATTTTAAACATTTCTTCTGAGTTTGACCAAAGGGCAGCCGGTGCTGTCCAAACCTTGATTCTGCCATCTTCGGTGTTATGGTAGGTATCAAACAAACGTACCAGATCTTTTTCGACCGTTTTCACGTCCTGAGTAATCTCCTGGCAAACACCGAAATCCAAACCGGCATTCATGGTTCCCCTGCCAAAAACACCACGGATTTTTAAATCTTTAAAGGCCTGGATTACGCCGTCACTCAAACCTTCTGATGCATGGGGGTACATATAGTCAAGGGATGTGGTAATCCCGCTGCGGACGGATTCCATACTTCCCAGAAGAGCAGCCTGGTAACAGTCCTCCGGTGTCAGAAAGCGGGCGGCCGGAAAGGTCATCGTCGCTAACCAGTCCTTTAGATCCATATCATCGCCGAGCCCCTTTAAAAGCGTCTGAAAAAGGTGGGTATGGGTATTGATAAAACCGGGAAAGATAATTTTGCCATCACAGTCTATGACCTCTTTAACTTCTGAATACTTTTTTTCAAGGATTTCAGACGGTCCAACTTCGACAATTTTCCCCTGAGCGACAGCCATCGCCCCTTTGTACCAGATTTTTCTGTCACTGTCTACTGTGACAATAATCGCATTTATAAGTAATTGATCTAACATTATGCCTCCATCTCTTCACTCTCACAAAGTCCTGCCATCAGGCATCCGATTCTTTCGATTGTCGCGCTCTTTCTATCCATTTCTCCCAGAATCTGACCATCATACATGACGCCAATCCTGTCGCTAAGGGCCATGATTTCATCCAATTCTGTTGAAACCAGTAAAACCGCACAGCCTCTGTTTTTAGCCTCGATGATCTCTTTATGTATAAACTCTATCGCTCCAATATCAACGCCCCGCGTCGGGTGTACTGCCAAAAGCAGGTCCGGATTTTTTTCCAGTTCTCTGGCAATGACCACCTTTTGCTGGTTACCGCCAGAAAGGCTTTCCATCGGCGCCCAGATATCCGGCGTTTTGACATTATATTTGGCAATTCGTTCTTCTGTCCGCTGCTGATGCAAAGGCCAGTTGATAAAAGGTCCTTTTTTGTATTCTTTTTTTCCAATATCGTGGAGAATCATGTTTTCCAGTATGCTCTTGCTCATCAGGACACCATCTGCCTGACGATCTTCTGGTATATGCGAAACACCACACTCAAGAATATCGTTAGGCTTCTTATTGGTCATATCCCGGCCATTAATCTTAACACTTCCAGATGCCGCCTTGTCCAGAGCACTGATTGCTTTGATCAGTTCCGTCTGACCATTGCCATCAACTCCAGCAATACCATAGATCTCGCCGGCTCGGACTTTCAGGTTCAAGTTCTTGACTACTAAATTATGGCGTTTACCTTTTACAGTCAGGTCATTCACAACCAGCCGATCTTCCCCCGGCTCCCGATCATGCTCATTGACCACAAAGGCCACCTCTTTACCCACCATCAAAGCCGCCAGTTCTTTCTGACTGGTTGCTTCTTTATCACGTTCAGCTACTAACCGGCCGTTTCTCAAAACACTAATTTTCTCACTGATTTTCATAACCTCATTCAGCTTGTGACTGATAAAGATTACAGACTTGTCTTCAGACTTAAGTTGATGAATGATTTCAAACAGCTGTTCTGTTTCTCTCGGTGTCAATACTGCTGTCGGCTCATCCAATATCAGCAAATTACAATCGGTATAGACAGCCTTGATGATTTCAACGCGCTGCTGCTGGCCAACTGTCAAATCTGCAACAAGCATGTTCGGATCAATTTCCAACTGATATTTCTCGGAAATTTCTTTAATCCTCTTAATAACATTTGCCTTGTCCAGCAATAAGCCTTTCTGATCAACCATTGATAAAATAATGTTCTCAGCAACGGTCAGTGTCGAAATCAGCATGAAGTGCTGATGGACCATCCCTATGCCGTTTTTAATTGCGTCTTTAGGAGAATTGATCTCCACTTCCCTGCCATTGATGATAATAGCACCAGAGTCCTGTTTAATAATCCCGAAGATAATATTCATCAGGGTACTTTTACCGGCACCATTTTCCCCCAGTAAAGCATGAATCTGACCTTTCTCCAGAGAAAAGCTTATTTCATCATTTGCTTTTAAATCATTAAATGATTTTGTTATTTTTTTGAGTTCAAGTAAGGCATCCATGGCCATTTTCCTTCCTTAATTCAGCCCTTTATTGATTTAATCCAGGTATATCGGATTGTCCGATATACCTGGAAAACCATCATCGGGGTTATGGTAATAATCTACTTTTATACGGCTATCTGTTATGATGAGCCTTCTTTTCCTGCTGTTCTTAGTTAGCCTGTGCGCTTTCGATTTCGATTTCGCCAGCTGCGATTTTATCCATTGTATCAGTCACAAACTGTTTTTCATCATCTGTCAGCACATCTTCACAGTCATGGTAAGGAGCCAGGCCAATAACGCCTTCAGCAATACCGAAGTGGTAAACTTTAGCTTCTAATGGTCCATTCATGGCTTCTTTAACAGCCGCTACCATACCCAGACTAATCTGGTTGGTCGCACTGGTGAGTGTCTGTTCCGGATTTTCTTCATACTGGTCTTTAACTGCTCCAATAGCGTAAACGCCTTCGTGGCCTTTAACTGCTTCAAAGACACCCAGACCTGCCTGGTCCGCATCATGAGCGATAATGTCCGCACCATCTTCGATGAATACTACTGCCTGATCTTTAAGCTTGGCTGCATCGTCAAAATCGCCAGTAAAAGCAGTCAGAGCAACAGTTCCATTATCAACATAGGCAACACCCTGTTCAAAACCTGTTATATAGCTTTGGATTGATGGAATCTCCATCCCACCGATAGCTCCAACTTTTCCTGTTTCTGTCGCTAATGCCGCTACTACACCGGCAATGAATCCCTGCTGATCATTCAGATTCAGCACACCTGCTACATTGGGTTCCTGAACTACGTCAGAACTGGTGATTAAAAACATTGTATCCAAATAGTCTGGGGCAACATTTTTGGCTGCATCGGCAAATTCAGAACCATGTCCGAAAATGATATTGTAACCCTGATCAGCATAGCCGCGGAATACAGTTTCATAATCAGAAGCAGCTACCGCTTCAGAATAAGCGACTTCACATCCCAGTTCCTCAATCTCCATCAATCCGTCATAGGCTTCATTGTTCCAGCCCTTATCATTAGCTGTTCCCGGCAGCAGCAGAGCTACCTTTAAAGTATCACCTGTTGCAGCATCACCTTCAGTATCGCTCGAGCTCTGACATCCGGCAAATAAGGTTACCGTCATCATCAGGGCAAGCATTAACACAAGTACTTTTTTCATTTCTTCTTCCTCCTGTTTATAACATTCTTTTTAAATTTATAGATAAAAGGAATCCCGGGTTCCTTTTATACTTGACGTGATTTATTTTAAAGCTGTCATTTACCCTTGGTAAATGGTACTCCCAGGGCACTGGGATCGCCTGATTTCTGGCCAAAGACCGAAACCATGACAATGGTCAGCACATAGGGAATCATTAAAAGCAGCTGGGTTGGTATGTCACTGCCAAAGGACTGAATCCTGAACTGCATGGCCTCTCCCGCACCAAAGAGCAGGACCGCCAGCAAAGCACCCACAGGGGTGTATCTGCCGAAAATAACCGCTGCCAGGGCAATAAAGCCACGGCCGCTGACCATATTTTCGGTGAAAAAAGACAACAGACCCAGTGACAGATAGGCGCCGCCCGCTCCAATAAACATCGAGCCGCCAATGGTACTCAGGTATCGGATTTTTTCAACACTGAGACCCACAGAATCAATCGCCGCCGGATATTCACCGGTTGCTCTGACTCTCAGCCCCGGTCTGGTCTTGTACAGAAACAGACTCAGCAGGATAACCGCCAGAATCGTCAGGTACACCGGC
This genomic interval from Eubacteriaceae bacterium ES3 contains the following:
- a CDS encoding BMP family protein, whose translation is MKKVLVLMLALMMTVTLFAGCQSSSDTEGDAATGDTLKVALLLPGTANDKGWNNEAYDGLMEIEELGCEVAYSEAVAASDYETVFRGYADQGYNIIFGHGSEFADAAKNVAPDYLDTMFLITSSDVVQEPNVAGVLNLNDQQGFIAGVVAALATETGKVGAIGGMEIPSIQSYITGFEQGVAYVDNGTVALTAFTGDFDDAAKLKDQAVVFIEDGADIIAHDADQAGLGVFEAVKGHEGVYAIGAVKDQYEENPEQTLTSATNQISLGMVAAVKEAMNGPLEAKVYHFGIAEGVIGLAPYHDCEDVLTDDEKQFVTDTMDKIAAGEIEIESAQAN
- a CDS encoding ABC transporter permease, producing MNLLSFLTTVINTSTPILLAAMGILIMHLAGVINIGAEGMMLIGAFSGVVGSYLFGNVWLGMLFALGVSAVVGLLFAWLTVGIKANQVVVGIALNIIAEGLTTTLYRTLFGMKEGSMKVAGFTEIGGGFTLPVYLTILAVILLSLFLYKTRPGLRVRATGEYPAAIDSVGLSVEKIRYLSTIGGSMFIGAGGAYLSLGLLSFFTENMVSGRGFIALAAVIFGRYTPVGALLAVLLFGAGEAMQFRIQSFGSDIPTQLLLMIPYVLTIVMVSVFGQKSGDPSALGVPFTKGK
- a CDS encoding amidohydrolase translates to MLDQLLINAIIVTVDSDRKIWYKGAMAVAQGKIVEVGPSEILEKKYSEVKEVIDCDGKIIFPGFINTHTHLFQTLLKGLGDDMDLKDWLATMTFPAARFLTPEDCYQAALLGSMESVRSGITTSLDYMYPHASEGLSDGVIQAFKDLKIRGVFGRGTMNAGLDFGVCQEITQDVKTVEKDLVRLFDTYHNTEDGRIKVWTAPAALWSNSEEMFKMLYEVTNAYKSGLTVHVSETPFDRMATEALHGVAGVDCLEKLGITGSNVLMVHCVYLTEEDIRKAAAYDFKVSYNAVSNMYLSSGVAPVPQMIRSGVTVSLGVDGAASNNSQDMIELMKSASLLQKVHNLDPTAMTAEKVLEMATIDGAKALGMENEIGSLEAGKKADYIIFNPYLNPKAIPVHNPVSTLVYSSGMDNIESVAVDGRLILHNSKFTGGIDEEAAYRKAQATADDLALRAGITNRREGHEWKTIELEV
- a CDS encoding ABC transporter ATP-binding protein, which gives rise to MAMDALLELKKITKSFNDLKANDEISFSLEKGQIHALLGENGAGKSTLMNIIFGIIKQDSGAIIINGREVEINSPKDAIKNGIGMVHQHFMLISTLTVAENIILSMVDQKGLLLDKANVIKRIKEISEKYQLEIDPNMLVADLTVGQQQRVEIIKAVYTDCNLLILDEPTAVLTPRETEQLFEIIHQLKSEDKSVIFISHKLNEVMKISEKISVLRNGRLVAERDKEATSQKELAALMVGKEVAFVVNEHDREPGEDRLVVNDLTVKGKRHNLVVKNLNLKVRAGEIYGIAGVDGNGQTELIKAISALDKAASGSVKINGRDMTNKKPNDILECGVSHIPEDRQADGVLMSKSILENMILHDIGKKEYKKGPFINWPLHQQRTEERIAKYNVKTPDIWAPMESLSGGNQQKVVIARELEKNPDLLLAVHPTRGVDIGAIEFIHKEIIEAKNRGCAVLLVSTELDEIMALSDRIGVMYDGQILGEMDRKSATIERIGCLMAGLCESEEMEA
- a CDS encoding nucleoside deaminase, producing the protein MNKHVKYLEEAIEVSKKARESGNTPFGALLADKDGNILLRQGNVELTEHRCTGHAETALAEKASQLYSKEFLAECTLYTTVEPCAMCTGAIYWANIGAIVYGMEESDLLKMTGNNEVNPTFNMPCRTILAAGQKDIQVTGPFKELEESIAEVHRGFWD